In one Lepisosteus oculatus isolate fLepOcu1 chromosome 26, fLepOcu1.hap2, whole genome shotgun sequence genomic region, the following are encoded:
- the ptrh2 gene encoding peptidyl-tRNA hydrolase 2, mitochondrial, with product MDLVPSPVTLGVLAGVSCGLCLGWFLRGRSSRCPNTLKPPAGNDPGGETSVMGEGGEFKMILVVRSDLKMGKGKVAAQCSHAAVSAYKQVQRRSPEMLKQWEYCGQPKVVVKAPDEDSLIELLAHAKELGLPISLIQDAGRTQIAPGSRTVLGVGPGPSDLVDKVTGHLKLY from the coding sequence ATGGATCTGGTGCCTAGCCCGGTCACCCTCGGTGTTTTAGCAGGAGTGAGCTGTGGGCTGTGTTTAGGCTGGTTCCTTCGCGGTCGCTCCTCCAGGTGCCCCAACACCCTGAAGCCTCCGGCGGGGAATGACCCGGGCGGCGAGACCAGCGTgatgggagagggaggagaatTCAAAATGATCCTTGTGGTACGGAGCGACCTGAAGATGGGGAAGGGCAAGGTGGCGGCGCAGTGTTCCCACGCCGCTGTCTCGGCATACAAGCAGGTCCAGAGGAGGAGCCCGGAGATGCTGAAACAGTGGGAGTACTGTGGGCAGCCGAAGGTCGTGGTCAAGGCCCCCGACGAAGACAGCTTGATCGAACTGCTGGCTCATGCAAAGGAGCTGGGGCTGCCTATTAGCTTAATCCAGGACGCTGGGCGAACCCAGATTGCTCCAGGTTCACGTACAGTGTTAGGTGTGGGGCCTGGCCCTAGTGACCTAGTGGACAAGGTAACTGGACACCTGAAACTCTATTAG